Sequence from the Pyrobaculum neutrophilum V24Sta genome:
TATCGATCACGAAGTCTTTCATGAGGACGGGCTTGAAGGCCTTGGCGATGGGGATGAAGCGGTAGTCCCCGAGGAACCAGAAGGGCTCTGTTAAGACGGAGAAGGCTGAGGCGTAGCTGTGGAGCTCCGCGAAGTAGGCCCAGGGGGGGAGGTCCAGCCTTACCACGCCGCGGGGCGATGCGCGTTTGTACTCAGCTATTATGCCGAAGTCCCCGACGGCCTTCGTGAAATCGACGAGCGGCGCCGTTCTCTGAGGGGGAGAGGGCTCGGTGGAGAGCCGTAGCTCCACGGTTTTTTTCACGGCAACTAGGAAGTCCACGGGCTGTACAAACACCTCCCTTAAATTCTTGCTTTCCTTCCAGGCGCGTACCACCTCCCTCCGCTAATGTGTGGGGACTTCCGCCGCCTCGCCGCGTCTCTATAGACGTTGTGTGTCGAGCCGTGGAATCCCTCTTCTCCACCAAGTTTTTATCCGGGTCTGTGCGGCGGGGTGTGTTCGCCATACTTCAGGCGTGGGCGTACGGGGTGGCGCTGTATCTAATCTACCTGACGCTTATTAGGCTGTGGAGAGAGAGGATAGACGCGGTGCTTGTAGGCCTCTTCTTCGGCACGCTTACGGCGGCGCAGTTTATCGCCAACAAGCTTGTGGACTACGGCATTGGCGTGGCCCCCGCCGGCACCGTCATCTTCATGACTAACGTCGCCGTGTTGGACGCCATGGCGCTGTTCTTCGGCAGGGGGTTCGCCATGAGGGCCGTGAGGCTCGGCTTCTTCTTCCAGGCGGCGGTGGCCTTCGCCGCCTGGGCCGCCGCACAGCTACCCCCGCCGGCGTGGTTCGCCGAGAGAGCCGCCGTGGTGGACTCGGTAATTGCCCCCTCCGCCAGGATTGCGCTTGCCTCCCTCGCCGCCTACCTCATATCCTCCACCGTGGACGTCTACATCGTCACCAAGTGGCCCCGCCTCCACATACTCGCCAGGGTCTACAGCTCCTCCTTCGTGGCGATGGCGGTGGACACCCTGGTCTTCATCTCGCTGGCCTTCGGCCCCGAGGCGCAGATCATAGTGGGCCAGATACTTGTCAAGTGGGCCCAAGTCCCGCTTGAGGCGCTTCTCATCTACGGGGCGAGGAGGTACGTCGCGTCGCTTAAGGCGTAAGTATTTTTGCGAGTCCGCCGGCTATCGCCAGAGCTCCCACGGCTATGTTCACCAACGCCACGTGTCTGCTTTTCGCGAACTGGAGCAGTGCCCTTATCGTAGCGAGGCTTACCACGAGGCCTACGGCCATGGCTGTGGCGGCCTCCGGCGTCGCGACCGCGTTTCCCTCTGAGAGGTAGGCGAGCGCCGTTGCGCCTAGGCCCGCGATTGGGACTAGGACGAAGGATGATTTGAAGGCCTCGTCTGGCCGATATCCCAGCAACAGCAACGTGGTTGTGGTTATGCCGGAGCGGCTTACGCCGGGTAGAACCGAGAGGGCTTGGGCTAGGCCGACCAACGCCATGTGGCTAAGCGGCATTTCGCCGAAGGTTTTTAGCCCAGCCGCGGCGCGGGCCCTCTGGAGGATGGCCGCGTTGAGGATTACGGCGAGGCCCAACGCGATCATGAGCCAGCCGGCGCTTGCGCCTAGGAGGAGGTAGCGCTTGGCCGCTAGATAAAGCGGTATCCCCACCGCGCCCGTCACCGCCGTGGTGACCACCACGTATTTAAGCCACCTCCTTCCCTCGGCGTCTCCCAGGAGCCCCCGTAGGATCTCCAGATAGACGCCTCTGAAGTATATCAAGGCGGCTAAGACCGAGGCGGCCTCGAGGAAGAGCCCCAGGGAGTAGGCCAGCTCAGGCCCCGCGCCTAGGAGAACTTGAGAGGCGAACATTATCTGCGTTTTGCTACTTATCGGCAACCACTCGGCCACTCCCTGAATCACCCCGAGGACAAGGGCGGCCAGGAGGTCCATGGGGCTGTACTTTAAAATCCCTATATTAACCTATCCGTGTATTCTGTGGTCACCAACTGCACGGCTGAGAAGCTCGGCGTGGCGGCCCCCGCAAGGGAGCTCTACAGAGGGCCGTCCGTTAGGCGTATAGCGAAGGTGGTGGACGAGGCGAGGGCAGCGGGTATCCCCGCCGCGCTCTACATCATATCTGCCAGATATGGGCTGGTGCGCGAGGACGAGGTGCTGGAGCCCTACGACGAAACGCTGAGCGGGAGATCTCCCGAGGAGATAAAAAGTTGGGCTAGGGCGGTGGGGCTTCTCGACGCGGTGGACAAACTGGCCGAGAGATCCACCGTTGTGGTTGTGGCGTCTAAGCCGTATTACACGGCGGTGGAGGAGGTCGTCTGTAGACGTGGGCTGTACGTCCTTGCCCCATATAGGGCATGCGGAAGGTGGATAAAGACAGGCAACTTCAACAAGCACATCGCGCTCCGGAGCCTGCTGATGAGTCTCTCCGACGGCGGCTCTCCCCCCTCCCACGAGGAGAGCCGGAACCTACGTAGGAGACGTGTTTAAAGCCGTCTCTGCGGCCCCCCTCTTTTGGTCAGCAAAGGGTGAGCTCGGCACCTCTTGGACACTGGCGGCTCATCACGTTTAGTCGGTGCAGGACGCCGTCTTCATCCCTCAGACCGGGTTTTCTCCCCATAGCGTCTTGAGTATCTCCCTCCCCCGCTCGACCGCGGCTTTCTCGTCGCCCTTTTTTACAAGTTCCATAAATTTTTCGTCTTCGGCCAGTAGTTGGTAGAAGCGCAACCGGGTTTTTACGTCCTTTATGTGTGTCTTAGCCTCGCTTTTCAGCTGGCTGTACGCCCTGTAGAAGGTTGGGATCCAGCTCCTCTTTACACAGTCCTCTATCACGTCTAGGGAGAGCCGCGCCGGCGTGCCGGCGGCGCCTTCGCTTGTCACAGCAACCCTCAGCCCGGCAATCTGCCTTTCGTAGGGCACGACCACGTGTGTACGCGCGGCGTCTGTCGCGTCGTTTACAAGCTTGCCCAGGGCCTCTGCTTGTCTATAGAGCTTTTCCGCGAGGGCGGCGTCGCTGACGGCGATAACTACGACGTCGGCCCACCTCATGTCCTCCGCCGGGTCGTAGTGGTTGAGGTCGGCCTGCTTTATCTCCACGCCCAACGTCTGCAACTCCGGCGCGATATCCCTGGCCACAACCCTGACCTTGGCGCCGGCGGAGTGGAAGTACCTAGCCCTCCGCGTCCCCACGGCGCCACCCCCCAACACCAACACCTTCAAGCGTGAGGCCTCTACCCAGAGCGGGATGCGCATGCCTAATCCACTTGGCTGGCTTAAATCTGCTCCGCCCCCTGGGGAGGGCTTGAGCGTATCCGTCTGTCCCAAGGCAGTCGCCGCCGACAGTTGCCGGCCTGCGCCTATGAGGAGACCTTGTTTATGTGCTTATAAGGCATGATATATGTCGTGAGGGGCGCGGTGCTTGTGGAGGAGGTGTTGCTGTTGCTCGTGGCTGTGGCGCTGGTGAGCGCCTTCGCGTTGACGGTAACCGGCGTGGTTCAAAACGCGGTGAACCAAATCCTTGGCTTCAAAAACGCAACTTCGCACATCACGGACCAGCTGGTGGACGCCGTTAAGCAGCTCATCGGCCTTAAATAAGGGCTTTTTTTGCGGTCTCCACAGCTTTTTCTATCGTGGCCTCCTCAGCGGTTATGTGGCGTATGCCCAGCTGGGCAAGCCTTTGGGAGGTCACGGCGCCTATCGCCACAACCACCTTACCTCCGAGATCAACGGCCTTAGCCACGGCCTCGGCCACGGCGGAGCTCGTCACTACAACGGCTCTCGCCTGCGCCACGGCCTCGGCGGCGGCCCGTATCTTCGCCGGGTCCAGCTCCACGTCGTAGACCGGCACCTCCACGACGCCGGGGAGAAGCCTCCGCAGTACATCGTTGCCGGCGCTGGACCTCAAGACCACCACTCTGCCGGGCGCCAGCTCCTTAAGCAGACGCGCCACTCCGTAGCTGGTGTACTCCCGCGGCACGGCGCAGCCCCCCACCGCCCTGGCCGTGGAGGGTCCTACGCATACCACGCAGCGGAATCTCTGCCTCAGCTTCCCCACATCTACGGCTTGAGCCACGGCGGGGCTCATGACGACGAGGTAGTCCCCGTCGGGCACCTCCACCCCCCTCCGGGGGACCACCCTCCCTATCGTTAGGCAGCGGACGCCGGGGGGGCAACCCCCCTCCTTGATTCTAACTACGACAACCTCCGCGCCGTCTCCCATAGCCTAACCCCCCTCTCCACCACCTTGCCCACCACTATGATGCTTGGGTTTGGCACCGGGCCGAGCTCGCCCAACGTCAGTAGGCGGAGCTCCTCGTCTGGGAAATACGCCGATTTCACCACGGCCACCGGCGTATCCCTGGGCAGACCGCCGGCGATGAGCTCCGAGGCTATTTCGGCGGCGGAGGAGGCGCCCATGTATACAACGATGGTGTCGACGGCCGCTGCGAGCTTTCTGAAGTCCACCTGGCGCAGGCCCTTCGAGGGGTCCTCCCTCCCCGTGGTCAAAGCCACGGAGCTCGCCGTCCCTCTAACCACGGGGGGTATGTAGAAGCGGGCCGGCGCGGCGAAGCCGCTTGTGACGCCGGGGACAAACTCGCAGGACACCCCCCTGGCCGCCAGATATTCACACTCCTCGAAGCCTCTTCCAAACACCAGGGGGTCCCCCCCGTGGAGCCTCACCACCGTGTCGTAGAGCTGCGCGTATTTGAGAAGCATCTCGTTTATCTCCGCCTGCGTGGGGCCGGCGCCCCCCGGCCTTTTACCCACGTCTACCACCACCGCCCCCGGCTTCACACGCCTCAGCAGTTCAGGCGCCACCAGCCTATCGTGGAGCACCACGTCTGCGTTTCCCAAAAGCCTAAGCCCCTTGACCGTGATAAGCTCGGGGTCGCCCGGCCCAGCCCCCACTATGTAGACCCTCCCCACGCCCCCCACTGCGAATAGATTAAAAACTGTTCGGAATACCTAGTATGCTATTTGAAAGAGCTAGGGGCGTTTTCCCAGGCGGGGTGAACTCCCCAGCTAGGGCGCTTAAACACCTCGCCGCCCCCCTTGTGGCCAATGGGGCCTCGGGGCCCTACCTCTACACAGACAGGGGGAGGCTCGTGGACTACTGCATGGCCTTCGGCGCGATTATACTAGGCCACGCCCACCCCCGCGTAAAAAACGCGGTGGCGAAGCAGCTGGAGAGGGGGTGGATCTACGCCCTCCTCACGGAGGAGGAGGTCGCCTACGCCGAGAGGATAAAAGCCCACGTGCCCTCCATAGAGAAAATGCGCATCGTAAACAGCGGCACCGAAGCCACGATGAACGCCGTGAGGCTGGCCAGGGGCTACACGAGGCGGGACGTCATCATCAAGTTCGACGGCAACTTCCACGGCTCCCACGACTACGTCCTCGTGAAAGCGGGCTCCGGCGCGGCCACCTGGGGGGTCCCCACGAGCGCGGGGGTGCCGCAGGACGTCATAAAGCTCACCGCCGTAGTGCCCTACAACGACGTCGACGCCTTCGTGAAAGCGGTTAGGGAGGTCGGCGGGAGGCTGGCGGCGGTCATCGTAGAGCCCATAGCGGCGAACTACGGCCTAATTATCCCAGACCGGGAGTTCATAAAGGCGTTGAGGGAGGAGACGGAGAGGGCGGGAGCCCTCCTCATCTTCGACGAGGTGGTCACCGGGTTTAGAGTTGGGCTTTCCGGGGCCCAGGGCCACTTCGGCGTGAGGCCGGACTTGACCACGTTGGGGAAGGTGGTGGGGGGCGGCTTCCCCATAGGCATATTCGGGGGGAGGGCAGACGTCATGGACATGGTAGCGCCCAGCGGCCCGGTGTACAACGCGGGCACCTACAACGCCCACCCGGTCTCCGTGGCGGCGGGGCTCGCCGTCGTGGAGGAGCTGGAGAGGGGGGAGCCGTATAAAATCGCCAACGAGGCCGCGGAGAGGCTGGCGAGGGGCATAGAGGACATAGCCGGGAGGGTCGGCTTCGACGTGGTTGTTAAACAAATCGCCTCAATGTTCCAGCTCTACTTCAGGAGGGGGGACGTGAAAACGCCGCAGGACGTGCGAGAAAGCGACGAGCGGCTATACCTCAAGCTACACGAGCTGGCCATTAAACACGGCGTGTATCTAGCGCCGTCGCAGTACGAGACTAACTTCACCTCGGCGGCGCACACCCGCGACGTCGTGGAGACCACCCTGGCGGCTCTCGAAAAGGCCTTTACAGAGTTAAAAAGCCAAGTCGGGAAGTAGACGTGAGAGGGATTAGGGAGCTAATCGAGAGGTTCCACAGCGCCCCCCTCATCGTGTTTTGGGAATCCACCAAGGCCTGCCCCCTCGCCTGTAAACACTGTAGGGCAGACGCAATACTGAGGCCGCTACCCGGGGAGTTGAACACGGAGGAGGGCAAGAGGCTCATAGAGCAGGTGGCCTCCTTCGGCGACCCCAAGCCGCTTCTGGTGATCACCGGCGGCGACCCCCTCATGAGGAACGACCTCTTCGACCTCGTGGACTACGCCGTCCAGCTGGGGGTCCCCACGTCGCTTGCGCCTGCGGTTTCGCCGAACCTCAGCCCAGAGACGCTCAAGGCCATAAGGGAGCACGGCGTCAAGGCCATCTCCATAAGTCTAGACGGGGCGAGGGAGGAGACACACGACGAGATCCGGGGGGTCCCGGGGAGCTTCCGCAACACCCTGGCGGCTATCAAGGCGGCGGTAGACGCGGGGGTTCAGGTCCAGGTAAACACCGTCGTGTGGAGGAAATCCCTCCCCGAGCTCCCCGAGGTGGTTAAGCTCATCACCGACCTGGGGGTCAAGACGTGGGAGGTCTTCTTCCTCATAGTGACGGGGAGGGCGAGGGAGGAGCTGGACATCTCGCCTGAGGAGTACGAAGCCGCTGTGCAGTTCCTGGTGGACGTCTCCACATACGGCATCCAGGTGAGGACGGTGGAGGCGCCGTTCTACAGGAGGGCGAAGCTGGAGAGGCTGGAGGGCAAGACCTACGACAGCCCGCTGTATAGAAAGCTAGTGGAGCGGCTGGGCGAACTGATGGGCCCGCCTAGGAGGGGGGTCGACCCCACCGTGGTGCCCACCCGCGACGGCTTCGGCATAATCTTCGTGGCCTACGACGGCACCGTGTACCCAAGCGGCTTTCTGCCATACCCCCTGGGAAACGTCAGAAGACGGAGTCTGGTGGAGATATACAGGGATCACCCGCTACTCCAGAAGATGAGACGCGGCGAATTCGGCGGGAGGTGCGGAGTGTGTAAGTACAAGGACATATGCGGCGGCTCCAGGGCAAGGGCCTTCGCCTACTTCAAAGACCCGCTGGCGGAGGACCCGGCATGCGTCTACAAGCCATAGTGCTGATATTCCACGGCTCCAGAGACCCCACGCACAACGCCCAGGCGGCTGAGATAGCCAAGGCCCTGGGCGTGTCCTACGCCTTTCTAGAGGCGGCGGAGCCGAGATACAGAGGCGGCGGGCTCGGGGTTCCCATGTTTATTGCAGACGGAAGCGACTACCGGAAGGCGCTGGAGGTAGCCGCCGTTAAAGCCCCCCCGCTCCTCGGATGGCCGGGTTTCGTGGAGTACCTAAGGGGGCTGGGCGCCGACCTCTACATCTTCCACGGGCCAGACGCCGAGGGGCAGATCCGCGGCACCGGTCTGCCAGTCGCCCTCCTCCACGGCGAACCGAACGTGGAGTCTGCGCCTTGCGTCGCCGCGGCCGCGCCGGTGGTTTTGACGAGGGGCGTCATATACAACGAAATCGCTAGGAGATACGGCAGATGTAGAACACGTCTACTCCCGCCTCTGGCGGAGCAACCGGGCTTTATCGAGTATCTGAGAAGGGCTTTGCCCGCTGTTTTAGATCTCTACGCCGTTCACCCGTAGGCCGCCGCCTTGCTTTACCTCGCCGATGGGCTTGGGATTTAGAGGCTCTAGGGCCCTCAGCGCTTCGGCGAGCCGGTCCCTAGGCGTATAGACCACCATGCCTACGCCCATGTTGAAAACCTGGTAGGCCTCCCGCGGCTCAACCCCCCTCTTTACCACCTCTCTGAAGAGACAGGGGACGTCGAAGGCCACCTCCGCCCCCAAGCCGCCGAGCGCCTTCTTCAACTTCCTGTACCCACCCCCCGTGATGTGGACCGCCCCGGCGGCCGCGCCCTCCCTCACGGCGTTTAGCACGGCGCTGTAGTCGGCGACCTCTGCCAGCAGTAGCTCCGCCGCGGGCCTCCCGCAGACCTCCTCTCCAGGCTTAAACAGCCGCCGTAGTAGGCTGTAGCCGTTGGCGTGAGGCCCCGTGGAGGGGAGCCCTATCAAGATGTCGCCTGGCGCGGGCGGCCTTGTGTAGGCGGCTTTCACCCCAAGCACCGTGCACACCACGTCTATGCCGTGGATCACCCCCGGCAACACCGCCGTCTCGCCGCCCAGTAGCTGGGCGCCGACTTCGCCGGCTTTGGAGGCGACGCCGGCAACGACCCTGGGCACCTTCTCGAGGTGTTGGGGCTCCACCGCTACGTAGTCGACGACCGCCACCGGCTTGAAGCCGTCGCAGACTATGTCGTTTACGTTTACAGCTACGCAGTCTCTCCCCGCCACCTCAAGCCTGTCTAGCTCAAGGGCGAGAAGCGCCTTCGTCCCCACGCCGTCTACGTGGAGCGTTAGCTCGGCGCCGCCGAGCTCCACCGAGCTTGTGTAAAGCCCCCTGGCGCCCCCGAGATACTGAGATACGGCTCTGTGAACGGCCCAGTGTTTATCTAGGTCAACGCCGGCGTCTCTGTACCTCATCGCTTGGGCCTCATACAGAGGGTGCAGACGGCCACCCCGGCCCCCCTCAAGGCCTCCTCCAGCTCCTCTGGAGATAGGTGGACTATGCCGTCTACCTCCAACACGTCCTTCACCACATCTGGCGGCACTGCGTTGTAGATCATGTGGCTCTCCGGCGGCATCTTCACGCCGTAGGGACACGCCCTCCTCAACGGCGGAGCCACCACGGCAACGTACACCTCTAGGGCCCCCGCCTTCTGCCGCAACATCTGAGCCACGAGCTTTATAGTGATGCCGCTTATCATGCTGTCGTCCACCAAGAGAACCCTCTTCCCCCTGACCGCCGACTCTATGACGTTGGCCTTCAGCTGTATTACGGCCATCCTATCTCTCACCTCGTCCAACAGGGCGCTCCTCCCCCTGGCCGTCGCGACGAAGGCGGGCAGATACGGCTTCCCAAGCGCTGCGGCGATGTGGGCCGCGTAGTAGG
This genomic interval carries:
- a CDS encoding uroporphyrinogen-III synthase, producing MGDGAEVVVVRIKEGGCPPGVRCLTIGRVVPRRGVEVPDGDYLVVMSPAVAQAVDVGKLRQRFRCVVCVGPSTARAVGGCAVPREYTSYGVARLLKELAPGRVVVLRSSAGNDVLRRLLPGVVEVPVYDVELDPAKIRAAAEAVAQARAVVVTSSAVAEAVAKAVDLGGKVVVAIGAVTSQRLAQLGIRHITAEEATIEKAVETAKKALI
- a CDS encoding DUF6884 domain-containing protein → MYSVVTNCTAEKLGVAAPARELYRGPSVRRIAKVVDEARAAGIPAALYIISARYGLVREDEVLEPYDETLSGRSPEEIKSWARAVGLLDAVDKLAERSTVVVVASKPYYTAVEEVVCRRGLYVLAPYRACGRWIKTGNFNKHIALRSLLMSLSDGGSPPSHEESRNLRRRRV
- a CDS encoding undecaprenyl-diphosphate phosphatase, translating into MDLLAALVLGVIQGVAEWLPISSKTQIMFASQVLLGAGPELAYSLGLFLEAASVLAALIYFRGVYLEILRGLLGDAEGRRWLKYVVVTTAVTGAVGIPLYLAAKRYLLLGASAGWLMIALGLAVILNAAILQRARAAAGLKTFGEMPLSHMALVGLAQALSVLPGVSRSGITTTTLLLLGYRPDEAFKSSFVLVPIAGLGATALAYLSEGNAVATPEAATAMAVGLVVSLATIRALLQFAKSRHVALVNIAVGALAIAGGLAKILTP
- a CDS encoding TIGR04053 family radical SAM/SPASM domain-containing protein; its protein translation is MRGIRELIERFHSAPLIVFWESTKACPLACKHCRADAILRPLPGELNTEEGKRLIEQVASFGDPKPLLVITGGDPLMRNDLFDLVDYAVQLGVPTSLAPAVSPNLSPETLKAIREHGVKAISISLDGAREETHDEIRGVPGSFRNTLAAIKAAVDAGVQVQVNTVVWRKSLPELPEVVKLITDLGVKTWEVFFLIVTGRAREELDISPEEYEAAVQFLVDVSTYGIQVRTVEAPFYRRAKLERLEGKTYDSPLYRKLVERLGELMGPPRRGVDPTVVPTRDGFGIIFVAYDGTVYPSGFLPYPLGNVRRRSLVEIYRDHPLLQKMRRGEFGGRCGVCKYKDICGGSRARAFAYFKDPLAEDPACVYKP
- a CDS encoding phosphoribosylformylglycinamidine cyclo-ligase — protein: MRYRDAGVDLDKHWAVHRAVSQYLGGARGLYTSSVELGGAELTLHVDGVGTKALLALELDRLEVAGRDCVAVNVNDIVCDGFKPVAVVDYVAVEPQHLEKVPRVVAGVASKAGEVGAQLLGGETAVLPGVIHGIDVVCTVLGVKAAYTRPPAPGDILIGLPSTGPHANGYSLLRRLFKPGEEVCGRPAAELLLAEVADYSAVLNAVREGAAAGAVHITGGGYRKLKKALGGLGAEVAFDVPCLFREVVKRGVEPREAYQVFNMGVGMVVYTPRDRLAEALRALEPLNPKPIGEVKQGGGLRVNGVEI
- the hemL gene encoding glutamate-1-semialdehyde 2,1-aminomutase, producing MLFERARGVFPGGVNSPARALKHLAAPLVANGASGPYLYTDRGRLVDYCMAFGAIILGHAHPRVKNAVAKQLERGWIYALLTEEEVAYAERIKAHVPSIEKMRIVNSGTEATMNAVRLARGYTRRDVIIKFDGNFHGSHDYVLVKAGSGAATWGVPTSAGVPQDVIKLTAVVPYNDVDAFVKAVREVGGRLAAVIVEPIAANYGLIIPDREFIKALREETERAGALLIFDEVVTGFRVGLSGAQGHFGVRPDLTTLGKVVGGGFPIGIFGGRADVMDMVAPSGPVYNAGTYNAHPVSVAAGLAVVEELERGEPYKIANEAAERLARGIEDIAGRVGFDVVVKQIASMFQLYFRRGDVKTPQDVRESDERLYLKLHELAIKHGVYLAPSQYETNFTSAAHTRDVVETTLAALEKAFTELKSQVGK
- the cobA gene encoding uroporphyrinogen-III C-methyltransferase; its protein translation is MGRVYIVGAGPGDPELITVKGLRLLGNADVVLHDRLVAPELLRRVKPGAVVVDVGKRPGGAGPTQAEINEMLLKYAQLYDTVVRLHGGDPLVFGRGFEECEYLAARGVSCEFVPGVTSGFAAPARFYIPPVVRGTASSVALTTGREDPSKGLRQVDFRKLAAAVDTIVVYMGASSAAEIASELIAGGLPRDTPVAVVKSAYFPDEELRLLTLGELGPVPNPSIIVVGKVVERGVRLWETARRLS
- a CDS encoding queuosine precursor transporter, which gives rise to MFAILQAWAYGVALYLIYLTLIRLWRERIDAVLVGLFFGTLTAAQFIANKLVDYGIGVAPAGTVIFMTNVAVLDAMALFFGRGFAMRAVRLGFFFQAAVAFAAWAAAQLPPPAWFAERAAVVDSVIAPSARIALASLAAYLISSTVDVYIVTKWPRLHILARVYSSSFVAMAVDTLVFISLAFGPEAQIIVGQILVKWAQVPLEALLIYGARRYVASLKA
- a CDS encoding precorrin-2 dehydrogenase/sirohydrochlorin ferrochelatase family protein, with product MRIPLWVEASRLKVLVLGGGAVGTRRARYFHSAGAKVRVVARDIAPELQTLGVEIKQADLNHYDPAEDMRWADVVVIAVSDAALAEKLYRQAEALGKLVNDATDAARTHVVVPYERQIAGLRVAVTSEGAAGTPARLSLDVIEDCVKRSWIPTFYRAYSQLKSEAKTHIKDVKTRLRFYQLLAEDEKFMELVKKGDEKAAVERGREILKTLWGENPV